AAAGATAAATTGGGTAGTTTGGATACTCAAATAATAATTTATGGTAAAAGTTTTAGTAAGTCTTTTGAAGCTGAGAAGCTTTTAAAAGGATTAGGGTTTAAAAATGTATTTGTAGCGGGAACATTAAGAAATATGCCTAGATTGCCCGGATCTAAAGAAGAGATTAATGGTTAAGATTATCGGAATATCTGGTGGGTCTGGAAGTGGTAAAACTACAATTGTGAATAAAATTAGTGAAGTTATTTCTGAATTCGTTCTTATATCTCAGGATAATTATTATAAAAGTGTTGGGGATTATGAGTATGAGTTTTTAGATGTTAATTTTGATCATCCAGATGCTTTTGATAATAATTTATTTTATAAGCAATTAAAAAAATTAAAAGAAAATCAATCGATTAATATGCCACTTTATGATTTTATTAACCATAAAAGGAGAGATGAAACTATTGAAATAGTTCCGACTCCTATTGTGATTGTTGAAGGTATTATGATTTTTGTTGAGGAACGTGTACGTAATTTAATAGATTTGAAGATATATATAGATACTCCTAATGATATTAGATTTATTAGAAGGCTTGAACGAGATATGTCTAAGAGAGGGCGTACATTGGAGTCCGTTATTGAACAATATTTAAGTACAACCAGAGCAGGATATTACAGATTTATTGAACCTACTAAGGAATATGCTGATTTAATTATTCCTGAAGGAGGGCACAATGATAAAGCCCTTTATGTTCTTTCATCTTTTTTAAAGACACTTGTAAAGGATAGTTCAAAATTTTTTTAAAGTAGTGAAAGTGGATAATAATCTATTTCAATATATGTGTCTTTTGTATTTTTTATTCTTTCTTTTGTGTTGCGTATTAACTTTTCAAGAGGATTAAATGTTTTTGATAAATATAAAATATTATATCTATAGTATTTGGATATTTTTGACATAGGAGCCTTTGATGGGCCAAAATAGTCTATATCATCATTTAAGAATTCTTTAGATATGTCGAAAAATTCTAAGCATTTATGTTTGGCAGCTTCTTGTTTTTGACTTCTAACTACTATCCTGATTATTTTTTTAAAGGGAGGATAATTTAATTCTTTTCGGATTTTTATTTCTTCTTGATAAAATTCTTCGTATTTACCTTCATATGCATATTTTATAGCATAATAATTTGGATTTTTTGTTTGAATAATAATTGTATTATCACTTTTAAATCTTGCGGCTCTTCCTAACACTTGTGAAATTATTGCAAAGATTTTTTCACTACTTCTAAAATCAGGAAAATCTATTCCAATATCTGCATTAATAATGCCTAATGTTTTGATTTGTTTAAAATTAAAACCTTTTGCAATAATTTGCGTTCCAATTAAGATATCTAATTGTTCATTTTCAAATGCATTTATTGATTGAGAAATTTCTTTTTGATTAATATCAGAGTCTATTCTTGCTATTCGTGCATTTGGCAAAAATTTTTTTAGTTCTCTTTCTATAAATTGAATACCGTATGTTTTATACATAATGTCTTTTGAGTTACATTTGGGACAAGCTTTTATTATATTTGTTTTATGATTACAGTAATGACAAATGAGTTTGTTTTCATTTTGATGATAAGTTAGATTAACAGAACAGTTGGGACAGCAAATTATGTATTCACAAATTTTACATTCAAGTATTTTTGAGTATCCCCTTTTATTAATAAAGATTAATGCTTGCCTTTTTTCAAGTATACTTTTTTGTATACTGTAAAGTAATTCTGAAGATATTATTTGAGGTTCTTTTTTCATATCAATTATTTTAAGTTCTTTCAGTGTTTTTGTTAAAAATTTATTTTTTAAAACCATCTTTTTAATTTGATTATTTTCCATTGCAAGATATGCCTCAAGTGATGGGGTTGCACTTCCCATTATAAATTTGGCATTGAAAGTGTTTTGTAAAAAAAATCCTATATGTCTTGAATGAAATCGTGGGGTGTTTTCAGATTTATATGTGTGTTCATGTTCTTCATCCATGATTATTAATCCTAAATTTGTAAAAGGTAGCATTAATGCGCTCTTAATTCCAAGTATGATTAAACTTTCTCCATTTTTGACTTTGTTCCATATATCAATTTTATTAGAATTGGATACTTTAGAGTTATACTCATAAATGTGATTTGTGCTTAAGCTTGCTTTAAGTCTTTGAATTATTTGATAACCTAATGAAATTTCAGGAATTAGAAAAATTATTTGTTTTTTTTGTTCTAAATAATTTTCGCATAATTTAATAAATATCTCTGTTTTTCCAGAACCCGGAACACCAAATAGATAAAATGTATTTTGGATACTTGATTCAATAATGTCTTTATAAATTTTATTTTGTTCTTCATTTAATTGGATAGATACTGTGGATTTTGGACTTTCACTTTTATTGTCTTTTATTTTTTTATTTGAAGTTGAAATTTTAGGTAATCCGCAAAATAAAGTTTCTCCAAATCCAGAAAATGTTTTTTGACTAATCCAACGTGCAAGATTAATATTATGTTCTGTGATTATTGCATGATCGTCAATGACCTTTAATATATCTTTTATTGAAAATGTAAAATCTTTTTTTAGTTCTTCTTTATAATATCTTTTAATTATGATTCCAATTGTTTCTTTTCCATTAAAATTTGTTATTACTCTTGTGCCCGTTTCCAATGTTAATTTGTACTTATAAAGAAAAAGTCTGTTGATAGGTATATTGAATGCAATGTCATAGTAAAAATTTTGTTCCAGATTATCATCCATATTTTATTATGCCTTTTATAATTTTTAGATCTTGCCAGATTTCTTTTTTGAGTTCTGGATTGCTTATTTGACTTGTAGGAAGATGTGTAAATACTATTGGAATTTTTTTAAATTTTAATTCAAATCCTCTAACAATTTGTATTCTTAGGTTTTGATTTAAAAATAATTCTACTTCTTCGCAAGCAAGAATTGCTTTGGGTTGTTGATTATCAATCTCTGCAATTAGAGTATTAGAATTATCTATTATTTTATAATTTAATATACTGATGCTTTCACACCATTTTTTGATTATTGCATTTGTATTTTGATTTAAATGTTTTTTATCTATATATATTATTAATAAATTTTTTGTATTAGTTTTCTTTGTATTATGTTCTAGTGATTTTATGGGTTGATTTTCTTTGATATTTACTTGTTCTAACATATCTACGTTTTTAACTTTTGTTATTTTATTTTTAATTTTTTCAATTTCTTCTTTATAGTTATAATAAATGTTTCCTGATATATTATTTTTCAGTATTCTAAATAATATTATTTTTTTGATTAGTTTATTTTTATTCATAAAAAATCCTATCTAAAAATAAAGCTTTTGCAGGTGCTGTTGTTCGTGTATATTTTCTGTTTTTCGACTTTAATATTTTTATGAAGGTATCAACAGGTTCATTTTTGATTTCTATGTCGATCATTGTTCCTACTATTGATCTTACCATTTTCCATAAAAATGAAGAGCCTATTATTTCAAAGACGATAAATTTGTTTTTTTTCTTAAATTTAGCGAAGTAAATTTCTTTTAATTTTGAATTTGTTTGATCTCTAATACATGAAAAAGTTGTAAAATCATGTAAACCAATTAACATTTCAGCCATTGCATTTAATCTGTTAATATTTAGTTTTTTTCTTACAGAGTAGGCTTGGTATCCTTCCCAAGGATAATGATTTTCATTGTTAAGTATGTAATAGGTATATTTTCTTTTCTTTGCATGAAATCTGGGTTGAAATTCATTTGATACATACTTTAATTTCATTATTCTAATATCATCCTTTAAGAGAGAATTTATTGCTGCCTTTAAATTTTTAAGATTAATATTGATTTTTATATAAAAAGATATTATTTGTCTTTTTGCGTGAACGCCTTTATCTGTTCTACCTGCTGATTGAATTTTAACTTTTGTTTTATTTATTTTTTCTAATGCTTTTTCTATTTCTCCTTGAATTGTTGGTTTTGTAGGTTGAATTTGAAAACCATGATATAGTGAGCCATCATATGCTATTTCTGCAAGTATTTTTTTTTTCATTTATTTAAAAGTTTTTATTTCACGTGATATCTTAAAATAAACTTCTTTTATTTTATCTAAGAGGATAGAAGGTTTTTCTTTTGATGATTTTCCCATTCCAGCTATTTTAGACAGAAGAGTTTTTATTTCAATTAACTGGTTATATCTGTATTGTTTATTTTCTATATTTCCATAAAAATATTCTAATAATCCTGATAAATATAAGACACCGTCATATCCATAATTTTTGTCTGTATCAGGACCAAAAATGATTGCAGCATTAATGGGTTCTGAATTATTTTGTTCTTTTTCTATTGTCAATTTATAAAGATATGCTGCTTTATGATAAAATATTTTTTGCAAATAATTATAGTTTTTGTTTGGATATTTCTTTTCGAGATCTTCTAATGTCCAGGCTGCTCTTATTGCACATTTTGCTTGATTTAGGGTTGGGTTGTGATTTTTGTCCAAATATTCATAACACATTATCGCAAGTATATAACTGGCAGCTCCCTCTTGAAGTCTCCTTGGTTGATTGAAGTTTAAGTCATCTTCAAAAATTTCTTTTATTTTTTTTCGTTCATTAGTATGATTTATTAGGAGTTGTTTTGTTTTATTATTAATAAGTGTTATTGTGTGAAATTCATTTGGGAAAGCCGAGAGATAACAGTTAGGACATACTATTATTGAATATATTCTGGGGTAGATGTCACCGTACTTTTCATTTGTTACGTATTCTCTTTTTAAATCAACTTTAAGTTTACCAGATATTAATCTGCTACTTCCTGTTAATAATTCTTCTTTTCTAAATTTGTGTTTACATAAAGGACATTCAATTTCTTCTTTTGTAAAATATGATATCTTTTTCATATATTAATTTTCTACTATTACAAATGTAACAGCATACTCCCGTTCATGCGAAATTGTTAAATACAGTTTTAGATTCATTTTTTCGATTAATTTTTTAATATCATTATGTAACTGAAACGTTACATTACCTTTTGGTAAACTTATGATTTCAATATCTTTAAGTGAATATTTTATTTTATTATCTACTAGTGGACTTAAAGCTTTGAGCAATGATTCTTTTGCTGAAAATTTACCGGCTAAACTTTCTAAAACTCCTTTTCCTTTCATTTTTAAGTTTTCAATTTCTCTTTGTGTAAAAAATCTTTCTAGCTTTTTTCTATTTTTTAAAAAGCTAGAAAATCTTATAATCTTTATTA
Above is a window of Borrelia hispanica CRI DNA encoding:
- the udk gene encoding uridine kinase, which translates into the protein MVKIIGISGGSGSGKTTIVNKISEVISEFVLISQDNYYKSVGDYEYEFLDVNFDHPDAFDNNLFYKQLKKLKENQSINMPLYDFINHKRRDETIEIVPTPIVIVEGIMIFVEERVRNLIDLKIYIDTPNDIRFIRRLERDMSKRGRTLESVIEQYLSTTRAGYYRFIEPTKEYADLIIPEGGHNDKALYVLSSFLKTLVKDSSKFF
- the acpS gene encoding holo-ACP synthase; translation: MNDKMTKSIGCDIIKIIRFSSFLKNRKKLERFFTQREIENLKMKGKGVLESLAGKFSAKESLLKALSPLVDNKIKYSLKDIEIISLPKGNVTFQLHNDIKKLIEKMNLKLYLTISHEREYAVTFVIVEN
- the priA gene encoding replication restart helicase PriA produces the protein MDDNLEQNFYYDIAFNIPINRLFLYKYKLTLETGTRVITNFNGKETIGIIIKRYYKEELKKDFTFSIKDILKVIDDHAIITEHNINLARWISQKTFSGFGETLFCGLPKISTSNKKIKDNKSESPKSTVSIQLNEEQNKIYKDIIESSIQNTFYLFGVPGSGKTEIFIKLCENYLEQKKQIIFLIPEISLGYQIIQRLKASLSTNHIYEYNSKVSNSNKIDIWNKVKNGESLIILGIKSALMLPFTNLGLIIMDEEHEHTYKSENTPRFHSRHIGFFLQNTFNAKFIMGSATPSLEAYLAMENNQIKKMVLKNKFLTKTLKELKIIDMKKEPQIISSELLYSIQKSILEKRQALIFINKRGYSKILECKICEYIICCPNCSVNLTYHQNENKLICHYCNHKTNIIKACPKCNSKDIMYKTYGIQFIERELKKFLPNARIARIDSDINQKEISQSINAFENEQLDILIGTQIIAKGFNFKQIKTLGIINADIGIDFPDFRSSEKIFAIISQVLGRAARFKSDNTIIIQTKNPNYYAIKYAYEGKYEEFYQEEIKIRKELNYPPFKKIIRIVVRSQKQEAAKHKCLEFFDISKEFLNDDIDYFGPSKAPMSKISKYYRYNILYLSKTFNPLEKLIRNTKERIKNTKDTYIEIDYYPLSLL
- a CDS encoding DUF2225 domain-containing protein, which gives rise to MKKISYFTKEEIECPLCKHKFRKEELLTGSSRLISGKLKVDLKREYVTNEKYGDIYPRIYSIIVCPNCYLSAFPNEFHTITLINNKTKQLLINHTNERKKIKEIFEDDLNFNQPRRLQEGAASYILAIMCYEYLDKNHNPTLNQAKCAIRAAWTLEDLEKKYPNKNYNYLQKIFYHKAAYLYKLTIEKEQNNSEPINAAIIFGPDTDKNYGYDGVLYLSGLLEYFYGNIENKQYRYNQLIEIKTLLSKIAGMGKSSKEKPSILLDKIKEVYFKISREIKTFK
- a CDS encoding uracil-DNA glycosylase family protein; the encoded protein is MNKNKLIKKIILFRILKNNISGNIYYNYKEEIEKIKNKITKVKNVDMLEQVNIKENQPIKSLEHNTKKTNTKNLLIIYIDKKHLNQNTNAIIKKWCESISILNYKIIDNSNTLIAEIDNQQPKAILACEEVELFLNQNLRIQIVRGFELKFKKIPIVFTHLPTSQISNPELKKEIWQDLKIIKGIIKYG
- the truA gene encoding tRNA pseudouridine(38-40) synthase TruA; this encodes MKKKILAEIAYDGSLYHGFQIQPTKPTIQGEIEKALEKINKTKVKIQSAGRTDKGVHAKRQIISFYIKININLKNLKAAINSLLKDDIRIMKLKYVSNEFQPRFHAKKRKYTYYILNNENHYPWEGYQAYSVRKKLNINRLNAMAEMLIGLHDFTTFSCIRDQTNSKLKEIYFAKFKKKNKFIVFEIIGSSFLWKMVRSIVGTMIDIEIKNEPVDTFIKILKSKNRKYTRTTAPAKALFLDRIFYE